Proteins encoded within one genomic window of Lysinibacillus louembei:
- a CDS encoding LamG domain-containing protein, translating into MATTEQLMAQYGVAWFGFDEASGNVYDKLGLNNYVGTVTGATRVDGWNGEGSSMSFNGSSNWISFNNKVLPIGAKSIRFKIKTNRQATSSIFGTSHITATTHGDSVSIRDSGALGWLSNRASTRLLRLSLESTINVCDNQWHDILLTWDGTTNVGAVKMYIDDMATPNVVGTANVVETVSHTNNLTIGRMSAGTNYYYFNGQLDDLQIYNKALSPSDFEQKRLTIKSESNKNLVPSSSSTRVKEIPNTEENTLLSQGGLIHEIDSAVDRLPIDLTRISTEYEIVSNNKSSLNNGKMFTIPINNKFKTAFIEDND; encoded by the coding sequence TTGGCAACAACAGAGCAACTAATGGCGCAGTACGGAGTCGCATGGTTTGGTTTTGATGAAGCGAGTGGTAATGTTTACGATAAACTAGGGTTGAATAATTATGTAGGTACTGTAACAGGTGCAACAAGAGTTGATGGTTGGAATGGTGAAGGTAGTTCTATGAGTTTTAATGGGAGCAGTAATTGGATTTCATTTAACAATAAGGTTTTACCTATTGGAGCTAAGAGTATTAGATTTAAAATTAAAACCAATAGACAGGCTACTTCTTCTATTTTTGGAACATCTCACATCACAGCCACTACTCATGGAGATTCAGTTTCTATAAGAGACAGTGGAGCATTAGGTTGGCTTTCCAATAGAGCTTCAACAAGACTACTTAGACTCTCACTAGAATCCACTATAAATGTTTGCGATAACCAATGGCATGACATATTGCTAACTTGGGATGGTACTACCAATGTAGGTGCAGTTAAAATGTATATTGACGACATGGCAACGCCTAACGTAGTAGGTACAGCTAATGTAGTAGAAACAGTTTCTCATACCAATAATCTCACTATTGGTAGAATGTCTGCGGGTACAAATTATTACTATTTCAATGGTCAACTGGACGATTTACAAATTTATAATAAAGCCCTCTCCCCCTCTGATTTTGAACAAAAGCGATTAACAATCAAATCAGAATCTAACAAAAATCTAGTTCCCTCCTCTTCTTCAACTCGTGTGAAAGAGATTCCTAACACAGAGGAAAATACACTATTATCTCAAGGTGGATTGATTCATGAGATTGATTCAGCAGTTGATAGACTACCAATTGACCTAACAAGAATCTCCACTGAATATGAGATTGTAAGCAATAATAAATCATCTTTAAACAATGGAAAAATGTTTACCATCCCTATTAATAATAAATTTAAAACAGCATTTATTGAGGACAACGATTAA
- a CDS encoding LamG-like jellyroll fold domain-containing protein, with protein sequence MANSKDNLNKYGKAFIGFDEVSGNVLDSIGGYTGTLYNNPQRVIGWDGQGNAMSFNGINQYIQMNSTIIPYGNKTIRFKYMPRSIASQTLLLSGGFTLQKGIQISHYANKIRVDHTKGVNGQYEFSFSHSKEIEVGKWHDIIVYFDFTKKTLGVSVNSVTEIFTIMGTEHTPYSDVTFIGVAKNSSNILNYLNGQLDQIEIYDKVISPIPDKHLVQHNTQHKYHNGISWQTITPTEENFIQYGMNNLNHITEAQWQELAGDNSIVMWSDFEDKQYASVVLNKEPFTAKDLLGDNPQVIYYTDSDASQIIVETEVDPYSVYDYIGELPTILAYTESTEDIIVSTTTEPFDIYDEFGDEVEVLYYTDDEAVNEADLILEANWSPLDELEGDFEVVTWTDEAPETAQRVLEIKAVPKPQFIKLVNPKRLYGYLEDVFVNDISQSYRDEARYFVTDTDTSSWYVWDNETEAFIEKDTFTEQAISVNGMKYHELNAVTDKQWKTWNKRYLNIGVFLKDNPRDTIVSIVENVSYKDYLPRNTTTISDTSLYILNTTAKIDIELNGNTLKGILSDADLTRVQYRVLLNNKHYFPDDGSFTKLGESPQNIELAISSKDIHIDDWNTLKVEFQDFFGTTDYWSTQFIGTYSGLMFKDVYGQYYSSEIGEVLQYLDFGVIIAGQTTIEHEVILKNQYGYDVKDVHLYANTTNFPTGMTCEFSTSLSPFTPHPELRLNKVLKNNEEFSFFVRLKSELGATPDANGSFDIIVRAEKA encoded by the coding sequence ATGGCTAATAGTAAAGATAATTTAAATAAATATGGGAAAGCCTTTATTGGCTTTGATGAAGTAAGTGGAAATGTTCTGGATAGTATAGGTGGATATACAGGTACATTGTACAATAATCCTCAGCGTGTGATAGGTTGGGATGGTCAAGGAAATGCCATGAGTTTTAATGGAATCAATCAATATATCCAAATGAACTCTACTATCATACCTTATGGCAATAAAACTATAAGGTTTAAATATATGCCAAGAAGTATAGCTTCGCAAACACTTCTTTTAAGTGGCGGGTTTACGCTTCAAAAAGGCATCCAAATATCACATTATGCAAATAAAATACGAGTAGACCATACAAAGGGAGTTAACGGACAATATGAATTTTCCTTTAGCCATTCAAAAGAGATAGAAGTTGGAAAATGGCATGATATAATAGTTTATTTTGATTTTACAAAAAAAACACTAGGTGTAAGTGTAAATAGTGTCACTGAAATTTTTACTATAATGGGAACAGAACATACACCATACTCAGATGTAACATTTATCGGTGTAGCAAAAAATAGCTCTAATATATTAAATTATCTAAATGGTCAATTAGACCAAATAGAAATCTACGATAAAGTAATCTCCCCTATTCCTGACAAACACCTAGTCCAACACAACACACAACACAAATATCACAACGGCATATCATGGCAAACAATTACACCAACCGAAGAAAACTTCATCCAATATGGGATGAACAACTTAAATCATATTACGGAAGCTCAATGGCAAGAACTAGCAGGTGATAACTCCATTGTCATGTGGTCAGATTTTGAAGATAAGCAATACGCATCTGTTGTACTCAATAAAGAGCCATTTACAGCAAAAGATTTACTAGGCGATAACCCACAGGTCATTTACTACACAGATTCGGACGCTTCGCAAATTATCGTAGAAACAGAGGTTGACCCATACAGTGTTTACGATTACATCGGGGAATTACCTACTATCTTAGCTTACACCGAATCAACAGAGGATATTATCGTTTCCACAACGACAGAGCCATTCGACATTTACGACGAATTTGGCGATGAAGTCGAGGTTCTTTATTATACAGATGATGAAGCTGTCAATGAAGCTGATTTAATCCTTGAAGCCAATTGGTCGCCACTTGATGAATTGGAGGGTGATTTTGAAGTGGTGACATGGACGGATGAAGCGCCTGAAACTGCTCAACGAGTGCTTGAAATAAAAGCTGTACCTAAGCCACAGTTTATTAAATTAGTCAATCCTAAACGGCTATATGGCTATTTAGAGGATGTTTTTGTTAATGATATTTCACAATCTTATCGTGATGAGGCTCGTTATTTTGTGACGGATACTGATACAAGTAGCTGGTATGTTTGGGACAATGAAACAGAGGCATTTATTGAGAAAGATACTTTTACAGAGCAGGCAATCTCAGTTAATGGAATGAAGTATCATGAGCTAAATGCTGTTACGGATAAGCAATGGAAAACTTGGAATAAAAGATACCTTAACATTGGTGTTTTCTTAAAGGATAATCCTCGTGACACCATTGTTTCAATTGTGGAAAATGTTTCATATAAGGACTATCTTCCACGCAACACAACAACGATTTCAGATACAAGCTTATATATTTTAAATACAACCGCCAAAATTGATATAGAGCTAAATGGAAATACGCTTAAAGGTATTCTAAGTGATGCTGATTTAACTCGTGTTCAGTATCGAGTGTTGTTGAATAATAAGCATTACTTCCCTGATGATGGTAGCTTTACGAAGCTTGGTGAGTCCCCTCAAAATATTGAATTAGCAATCAGTAGTAAGGATATTCATATTGACGATTGGAACACTTTAAAAGTAGAATTCCAAGACTTCTTTGGTACGACTGATTATTGGTCAACGCAATTTATTGGTACATATTCAGGTCTCATGTTTAAGGATGTTTATGGGCAATATTATTCAAGTGAAATTGGTGAGGTGTTACAATACCTTGATTTTGGTGTTATTATCGCAGGTCAAACAACAATTGAGCATGAAGTGATTCTAAAAAATCAATATGGCTATGATGTCAAAGATGTGCATTTATATGCTAATACAACTAATTTCCCTACAGGCATGACATGTGAGTTTAGCACAAGCCTATCTCCTTTTACACCTCACCCTGAATTAAGATTAAATAAAGTATTGAAAAATAACGAGGAATTTTCATTTTTCGTTAGATTAAAGTCTGAATTAGGCGCAACGCCTGACGCAAATGGCTCATTTGACATTATCGTGAGAGCAGAAAAAGCCTAA
- a CDS encoding LamG-like jellyroll fold domain-containing protein, producing the protein MPEKIKTYNFNGTGSLTNPLNTAYGNNFTIELWMKPHSITQMDYSSFLMRGSGTTANGIHIYQGKIGFRSGESGLLGTALDDFNTLNYPVGEWAHIALIIKNSKSFEFYRNFQKISEGITFGNSTSTNSHISIGDWSANYKSFFNGSLALVRLWDVALPIDSIEKSSKQIINNNLNLIYELNTNMENTSLYGTVLFDTFEIDVATRSVMKNENADKYYSLAEKTLISLPSLSNKNMILHGIEQGKEIQLDAPFTKHNYVNESPIDNVNRKVFTQEIGKVNSLNIKEIKEDNFELIYTWYERNMTSNTTPAPLVASASSEYSIDYQAWKAFNGINDTKDCWSSLGIDRNGCYLTIDFGEKIKVNVLKIVGRDSVGSPSMSPKDFEIYVSDDGIVWSIVKSYSNQIGWTAYEERVYPIGILNNRFYRVKILSNNGSTATTSIGQLIFGYREVN; encoded by the coding sequence GTGCCTGAGAAAATAAAAACTTATAATTTTAATGGTACAGGCAGTTTAACAAATCCCTTAAACACTGCTTATGGAAACAACTTCACAATCGAGTTGTGGATGAAACCACATTCTATTACGCAAATGGACTATTCTTCATTTTTAATGAGAGGTTCAGGGACTACCGCTAACGGAATTCACATATATCAAGGCAAAATAGGCTTTAGAAGCGGAGAGTCAGGTTTGCTAGGAACTGCCTTAGATGATTTTAATACACTGAATTATCCTGTTGGTGAATGGGCGCACATTGCTTTAATAATTAAAAACAGCAAATCATTTGAATTTTATAGAAATTTCCAAAAAATAAGTGAAGGTATTACATTCGGCAACTCTACTTCGACTAATTCACATATATCTATAGGTGATTGGTCTGCAAATTACAAATCTTTTTTTAACGGTTCTCTAGCATTGGTTAGGTTGTGGGATGTAGCCTTGCCAATAGATAGTATAGAAAAAAGCTCCAAACAGATTATTAATAATAACCTTAATTTAATATATGAACTAAACACCAATATGGAAAATACCTCCCTATATGGGACTGTTCTTTTTGATACTTTTGAAATTGATGTAGCTACGAGGTCTGTTATGAAAAATGAAAATGCAGATAAATATTATTCTCTAGCAGAAAAAACTCTTATTTCACTACCTTCTTTATCAAATAAAAACATGATTTTGCATGGCATTGAACAAGGAAAAGAAATTCAATTAGATGCACCTTTTACTAAACATAATTATGTGAATGAATCACCTATTGATAATGTAAATAGAAAAGTGTTTACACAAGAAATTGGTAAAGTAAATAGTTTGAATATTAAGGAAATTAAAGAAGATAATTTTGAGCTTATTTACACATGGTACGAAAGAAACATGACTTCCAATACTACCCCTGCACCTTTAGTTGCAAGTGCTAGTAGTGAGTACAGTATAGACTACCAAGCATGGAAAGCTTTTAATGGGATTAATGATACTAAAGATTGTTGGAGTTCTTTAGGTATAGATAGGAACGGATGCTATCTAACTATAGATTTTGGGGAAAAGATAAAAGTAAATGTACTAAAGATTGTTGGAAGAGATAGTGTAGGCTCTCCTTCTATGTCGCCTAAAGATTTTGAAATATACGTTTCAGACGATGGTATTGTTTGGAGTATTGTTAAAAGCTATAGTAATCAAATAGGTTGGACTGCTTATGAAGAAAGAGTATATCCTATAGGGATATTAAATAATAGATTTTATAGAGTAAAAATATTATCCAACAATGGTTCTACGGCAACTACATCTATTGGGCAATTAATATTTGGATATAGAGAGGTGAATTAA
- a CDS encoding LamG-like jellyroll fold domain-containing protein, whose product MTIVGGNLERKEIGLPIGVSGTHNNTEIDLTTGYLRLAQVDTDGQGNPVYAEEGTWVSDVINLEDKFHDFEKVFASNIDNGTSSFAILTRVSDNNIDWSDWVAVGYDGAILSDTKQYIQVRVDLFAGFVTDVFLISEFENENDKKLFEKRDYIDTINGLRLKRDYEIGMTVDETWNKEGSLHRYKNNRNEFTHVHKIKQQSALLLNDFIEAQLGSNQVQPNYPDRTLDKAFDNDPVTYWGSITPVANNAWIGAKFKEAVEIDTVILDQPTGGSAVTSIAVQYSNNGTSWVSAEFVSVSAIRNKIILKKPFKAQYCRILAKSNPETSSWAWAVKEIKFYGRKNKTFFKGNDGIYRAYKQKAEKYSLRFIGSSFVRLSQRYNYTRFTLEAWVKPIGTNFQQIVSGIESAGYGISLSGNKAHGQAYINGAYRGVTSNTVLQVNQWYHIAFTYDQSALKIYVNGELDNVVNYAGTVKNSGQTFAIGANPNAGSAYQEYFNGELTDVRFWNTPRTVEQIKENFYELTDFDNSLVGWYKLNEGTGNPVDYSNYSFGISGTRNISWNIKEESTTSYFEFNTLPTLEEFQQYGMNDYLLDFPFFDRKITALQPVLMSEKNENIGVDETGKIFSKTIDLKKYFDIRSMRGEMKWQ is encoded by the coding sequence ATGACAATTGTAGGTGGTAACTTAGAACGCAAAGAAATAGGCTTACCTATTGGAGTTTCAGGTACTCACAATAATACAGAAATTGATTTAACAACAGGCTATTTACGATTAGCTCAGGTTGACACAGATGGTCAAGGAAACCCTGTTTATGCAGAGGAAGGTACTTGGGTTTCAGATGTGATTAATTTAGAAGACAAGTTTCATGATTTTGAAAAAGTGTTTGCCTCTAATATTGATAATGGCACTAGCTCATTTGCCATATTAACAAGAGTTTCAGATAACAATATCGATTGGTCTGATTGGGTTGCTGTAGGCTATGATGGTGCAATTTTATCTGATACGAAGCAATATATTCAGGTTAGGGTTGACTTATTTGCAGGGTTTGTGACGGATGTGTTTTTAATCTCTGAGTTTGAAAATGAAAATGATAAAAAACTATTTGAAAAAAGAGACTATATTGATACTATCAATGGTTTACGTTTAAAACGTGATTATGAGATTGGCATGACTGTGGATGAAACTTGGAATAAAGAAGGCAGTTTACATAGGTATAAAAATAATCGCAATGAGTTTACTCATGTTCATAAAATAAAACAACAATCCGCATTATTATTAAATGACTTTATTGAGGCTCAATTAGGCTCAAATCAAGTTCAGCCAAATTATCCTGATAGAACATTAGACAAGGCATTTGATAATGACCCCGTTACATATTGGGGTAGCATAACACCTGTTGCAAATAACGCTTGGATAGGCGCTAAATTCAAAGAAGCAGTAGAGATAGATACAGTAATACTAGACCAACCAACAGGAGGCTCAGCAGTAACTTCGATAGCAGTACAATATTCTAATAACGGCACTTCTTGGGTAAGTGCAGAGTTTGTTTCTGTGTCAGCAATTAGAAATAAAATTATTCTTAAAAAGCCCTTTAAAGCACAATATTGTAGAATACTTGCAAAAAGTAACCCTGAAACTAGTTCTTGGGCATGGGCAGTAAAAGAGATTAAGTTTTACGGCAGAAAGAATAAAACATTTTTTAAAGGTAATGATGGAATTTATCGAGCTTATAAACAAAAAGCTGAGAAATATAGCTTGAGATTTATAGGCTCTAGTTTCGTTAGGCTGTCTCAACGATACAATTACACTAGGTTTACTTTAGAAGCTTGGGTTAAGCCTATCGGCACAAATTTCCAACAAATTGTTTCAGGAATAGAATCAGCAGGGTACGGAATATCATTATCTGGAAACAAGGCTCATGGGCAAGCTTATATTAATGGTGCATATAGGGGTGTAACTTCAAATACGGTTCTTCAAGTTAATCAATGGTATCACATTGCTTTCACCTATGACCAATCTGCTCTTAAAATATATGTCAACGGAGAATTAGATAATGTTGTGAATTATGCAGGAACAGTAAAAAATTCAGGACAAACTTTCGCAATTGGAGCAAACCCCAACGCAGGCTCTGCCTATCAAGAGTATTTTAACGGAGAATTAACTGATGTTAGATTTTGGAACACGCCTAGAACAGTAGAACAAATTAAAGAGAATTTTTATGAGCTAACGGATTTTGACAATAGCCTAGTTGGTTGGTATAAGCTAAACGAAGGCACAGGAAATCCTGTGGATTATAGTAATTATAGTTTTGGCATAAGTGGAACAAGAAATATTAGTTGGAATATCAAAGAAGAAAGTACAACATCTTATTTTGAATTTAATACATTACCTACACTTGAAGAATTTCAACAATATGGTATGAATGACTATCTTCTCGATTTTCCTTTCTTTGATAGAAAAATAACAGCACTTCAACCTGTCCTAATGTCAGAAAAAAACGAAAATATAGGTGTTGATGAAACAGGAAAAATATTTAGCAAAACTATTGATTTAAAGAAATATTTTGATATTAGAAGTATGAGAGGTGAGATGAAATGGCAATAG
- a CDS encoding SPRY domain-containing protein has product MAIVTLDSSIGTGTLSNGNLTNTASNGIRISTEWKNSGKWYFEASVGAGTSHRVDIVTTNPVFGSGASSSSTQFFWSNNGSLGGAVTRTSFTAPYATGDILGVALNIDHGDLEFFINGISQGKNIGFLNDFFPHKPINIGVGGSASTGTRTMTVNFGASDFSHNIPKEYYSYDGSQKGIIGKALLLSNEKTYSLLKEDVKNVIPAMTSNTIPYGIVRASGFYTTTPAYYGFNHNNTTESQAWITNASKNGWLSYEFTSKKRLVSYSVSSQMSGGSTSNATLINRAPKDWTFEGSNDDGITWSILDTQTNQTSWTIGQKRNFLISKQNFYKIYRINVFANNGDTYLSIGELEMFESPYNLIEMPSHKKNNFVQYGEDSFTEFNTIFASKNYILQDTISENEEGLWTAQLNRKPLSISFD; this is encoded by the coding sequence ATGGCAATAGTAACCCTAGACAGCAGTATAGGTACAGGTACACTAAGCAATGGAAATTTAACAAACACTGCATCTAACGGCATACGAATATCAACAGAATGGAAAAACAGTGGTAAATGGTATTTTGAAGCTTCTGTAGGAGCAGGTACGAGTCATAGAGTAGATATTGTAACAACAAATCCAGTTTTTGGTTCAGGTGCTTCTAGTTCATCCACACAATTTTTTTGGTCAAATAATGGAAGTCTTGGCGGAGCAGTGACTAGAACTTCGTTCACTGCCCCCTACGCAACAGGTGATATATTAGGTGTCGCATTGAATATAGATCATGGAGATTTAGAGTTTTTTATAAATGGAATATCTCAAGGTAAAAACATAGGTTTTTTAAATGATTTTTTCCCCCACAAGCCTATAAATATAGGTGTCGGTGGAAGTGCCTCTACTGGAACAAGAACAATGACAGTTAACTTTGGAGCGTCAGATTTCTCTCATAATATACCTAAAGAATATTATTCATATGATGGCAGTCAAAAGGGAATTATAGGTAAAGCCTTACTTTTAAGTAATGAGAAAACATACTCTTTATTAAAAGAAGATGTAAAAAACGTAATTCCTGCAATGACTTCGAATACTATTCCTTATGGTATTGTTAGAGCTAGTGGTTTCTACACAACGACTCCTGCTTATTATGGTTTTAATCACAATAATACAACAGAATCACAAGCATGGATAACAAATGCATCAAAAAATGGATGGTTATCTTATGAATTTACTTCTAAAAAGAGACTTGTAAGTTATTCTGTATCTAGTCAAATGAGTGGAGGTTCTACAAGCAATGCAACTTTAATTAATAGAGCGCCCAAAGACTGGACATTCGAAGGAAGTAATGATGATGGAATTACGTGGTCTATTTTAGATACTCAAACTAATCAAACTTCTTGGACTATTGGACAAAAAAGAAACTTTCTTATATCCAAACAAAATTTCTATAAAATATATAGAATTAATGTTTTTGCAAATAATGGTGACACATATTTATCTATTGGCGAGTTAGAGATGTTTGAGAGTCCTTATAATTTAATAGAAATGCCTTCTCATAAAAAAAATAATTTTGTTCAATATGGAGAAGACTCTTTTACAGAATTTAATACTATTTTCGCAAGTAAAAACTACATTTTACAAGACACTATTTCGGAAAACGAAGAAGGTCTTTGGACTGCACAATTAAATAGAAAACCACTCAGCATTAGTTTTGATTAG
- a CDS encoding DNRLRE domain-containing protein produces the protein MEDINFDTAAENSSQNDIYTEIEIQPNNSFQAKYKLIAVGQSEKHIEIVARPEKESTTLIELISRALRFSNKDTYLNVMYRGNSDILTEIQPIGYNNMLAEIEVPPHNRMYAIYEIQQPPIVTDIFNPTQDSFTREQLSYQSINYGSNSSMVVGRSQDDIWRSFVQFDLSTVNSSYVLKETYLRLYYRGASPAHLKLEILNADSAWQETNITHLNRPSPIHLISSNFKTNEQAGYIEFDVLDVVKDWVALNKVNNGFIIRLSNETEFGQITFYTRETIKPPELVVKYYDSRIFSQGRSQHLTEIFVYKADESIVESEITVKSDYGFSRVDTEIYVHRVEVPLDSDIVTEICITKPYVFTEITAAIPVDDDKITAEISVRLPREKDKNVELTVSRPVVFVEIYIKHMNNIDTEITARLQRESQVDACLTVTKPSIPIEITPVIHDESQIDAEISITKPHVDAEITVPTNDENSILVEIEALDIWTSTVPVEIFINKDALPVEITPRVTKERNLQTVIHVTKPKIEAEIEVKYRNDIWVEIEPNIKSDTMIELIVSKPSIEASISVIVDEQSERDAEIYVKHIDAIPLEIDVKAVSQVVTEIDVKAVSQIHTEISITKKKVDTEITVPTWVDADVLAVVESRIFMVNNVFTVIQVGSKGGAYAFII, from the coding sequence ATGGAGGATATAAATTTCGATACAGCAGCAGAAAATTCCTCTCAAAATGATATATATACTGAAATTGAAATACAGCCAAACAACAGCTTTCAAGCAAAATATAAGCTAATTGCTGTTGGGCAATCAGAGAAACATATCGAAATTGTTGCTAGACCTGAAAAAGAAAGCACCACTTTAATCGAGTTAATTTCTCGTGCATTAAGATTTAGTAATAAAGACACATACTTGAATGTCATGTATCGTGGCAATTCTGACATACTGACAGAAATTCAGCCAATTGGCTATAACAATATGTTGGCTGAAATTGAAGTACCGCCTCATAATCGCATGTACGCCATTTATGAAATACAGCAGCCCCCTATTGTTACAGATATTTTTAACCCTACACAGGATTCTTTCACAAGAGAGCAGCTAAGCTATCAATCGATTAACTATGGCTCCAATTCATCGATGGTTGTTGGTCGTAGCCAAGACGATATTTGGCGCTCCTTTGTGCAATTTGATTTATCTACAGTTAATTCTTCATATGTATTAAAGGAAACGTATTTACGTCTGTACTATCGAGGAGCTTCCCCTGCACATTTAAAGCTTGAAATTCTAAATGCGGATAGTGCATGGCAGGAAACTAATATTACACATTTAAACAGACCTAGCCCTATTCATTTAATTTCATCTAACTTTAAGACGAATGAACAAGCAGGCTATATTGAATTTGATGTTTTAGATGTTGTCAAAGATTGGGTTGCTTTAAATAAAGTGAATAATGGCTTTATTATTCGATTATCAAATGAAACCGAATTTGGTCAAATAACATTTTATACGAGAGAAACAATTAAGCCTCCTGAGCTAGTCGTTAAATATTACGATTCAAGAATATTCTCTCAAGGTAGAAGTCAGCATTTAACCGAAATCTTTGTCTATAAAGCAGATGAATCAATTGTAGAATCTGAGATTACTGTTAAATCAGACTATGGCTTTAGCCGAGTCGATACAGAAATCTATGTTCATAGAGTGGAAGTTCCCCTAGATTCAGATATCGTAACTGAAATATGTATTACTAAGCCTTATGTATTTACTGAAATTACTGCAGCTATTCCTGTTGATGATGACAAAATAACAGCAGAAATTAGTGTTAGACTTCCTCGTGAAAAAGATAAAAATGTTGAACTTACTGTTAGTAGACCAGTCGTTTTTGTTGAAATATATATCAAGCATATGAACAATATTGACACTGAGATTACTGCTCGATTACAAAGGGAATCTCAGGTTGATGCTTGTCTTACTGTTACTAAGCCTTCTATTCCAATAGAAATTACACCTGTCATTCATGATGAATCTCAAATTGATGCAGAGATTTCAATTACAAAACCTCATGTGGATGCTGAAATCACCGTTCCAACAAATGATGAAAATAGTATTCTTGTTGAAATTGAAGCACTTGATATTTGGACTTCGACTGTGCCTGTTGAAATCTTTATTAATAAAGATGCCCTTCCTGTTGAGATTACACCAAGAGTTACAAAAGAACGAAATTTACAAACTGTTATTCATGTCACAAAACCAAAAATTGAAGCTGAAATTGAGGTTAAATATCGAAATGATATTTGGGTAGAAATTGAACCAAATATTAAATCTGACACAATGATTGAGTTGATTGTTAGCAAGCCTTCTATTGAAGCGTCTATTTCAGTAATCGTAGACGAGCAATCTGAGCGTGATGCAGAAATTTACGTAAAACATATTGATGCAATTCCTCTTGAAATTGATGTAAAGGCTGTCTCTCAAGTTGTGACTGAAATTGATGTGAAGGCTGTCTCTCAAATTCACACTGAAATTTCTATTACGAAGAAAAAAGTGGATACAGAAATCACCGTTCCAACATGGGTGGATGCTGATGTGTTAGCAGTTGTTGAGTCGCGTATTTTCATGGTGAATAACGTATTTACTGTGATTCAAGTAGGTTCTAAAGGTGGCGCATATGCGTTTATTATATAA
- a CDS encoding M23 family metallopeptidase, translating into MADFICPVKGNVRLTSPFGWRMIAGNREWHQGVDLASTGKVPIYASADGIVIKAQPLSTYGNVVMIRHTILGKRMDTNYAHLDSSCVKVGQRVRQGEQIGIMGNTGRSYGVHLHFEIHNGEWKIGQPNAVDAMKYIHLNDGNEDLTMSQYNELKQLIAAQEAKVNQLTSELNNKENKIQPRKASSSHAEAWKWAEQEGLLNGQNPEKFANREQLGSILKRFYDKFIR; encoded by the coding sequence ATGGCTGATTTTATTTGTCCTGTAAAGGGCAATGTCAGGCTGACCTCTCCTTTTGGCTGGCGAATGATTGCAGGCAATAGAGAATGGCATCAAGGGGTGGATTTAGCCTCTACAGGCAAGGTTCCCATTTATGCGAGTGCTGATGGTATTGTTATTAAAGCGCAGCCGTTAAGCACTTATGGCAATGTTGTGATGATTCGCCATACGATTCTAGGAAAAAGAATGGATACAAATTATGCGCATCTCGATTCATCTTGTGTAAAGGTTGGTCAAAGAGTGCGGCAGGGTGAACAAATTGGCATTATGGGCAATACGGGGCGCTCCTATGGTGTACATCTACATTTTGAAATACATAATGGTGAATGGAAAATCGGACAGCCTAATGCCGTAGATGCGATGAAATATATTCATTTAAATGATGGAAATGAGGATTTAACAATGTCACAATATAACGAGCTTAAACAATTAATTGCTGCACAGGAGGCAAAAGTTAATCAACTGACTTCTGAGCTAAACAACAAGGAAAATAAAATTCAGCCACGTAAAGCGTCAAGCTCACATGCAGAGGCATGGAAATGGGCTGAACAAGAAGGCTTACTGAATGGGCAGAATCCTGAGAAATTTGCTAATCGTGAACAGTTAGGTAGCATTCTTAAACGCTTTTATGATAAATTTATTCGTTAA